The following proteins are encoded in a genomic region of Necator americanus strain Aroian chromosome II, whole genome shotgun sequence:
- a CDS encoding hypothetical protein (NECATOR_CHRII.G4536.T1) translates to MRYVVYVLLISPLISVCNTVNSAGQLITDNVGDVATSNPLISEFRRERRERRLLRKKKQRMRELREEIRTLTMSLHQTHDGSVLERTELKQKQKRRGRKGVKWRKNLLEKLKAIVRRLDRMERRIIAVEPLLTSEVAVNTTSESLSRTTSTVVTNGTMNLKIKRIQPAITRSRSGENGTICATHKDCRPGHCCHHFVTKKSSSYLCVVHEFPENVFCIDGCQCSTHLNCFLPEGNATEAFCKKASSFDILKGSYLYRQDSAVIDA, encoded by the exons ATGCGTTACGTTGTTTACGTTTTATTGATCTCACCATTGATTTCCGTGTGTAACACCGTAAATTCTGCTGGCCAACTAATCACAGATAATGTCGGAGACGTTGCTACCTCAAATCCACTTATTTCGGAG TTTCGACGCGAACGCAGGGAACGTCGTCTTCTtcgtaaaaagaaacaaagaatgaGGGAACTTCGTGAAGAGATCCGAACCTTAACGATGTCACTTCATCAAACGC atgATGGATCTGTTTTGGAAAGAACAGAattgaaacagaaacaaaaaaggcgTGGTCGAAAAGGAGTGAAATGGCGGAAAAATTTACTGGAGAAACTTAAAGCTATTGTTCGTCGATTGGATCGGATGGAAAGGAGGATCATCGCGGTTGAGCCG TTGCTAACTTCTGAAGTCGCAGTCAACACCACTTCTGAATCGTTATCACGGACGACCAGTACAGTAGTTACGAATGGGACGATGAATttaaag ATTAAACGGATTCAACCTGCAATCACAAGATCACGCAGTGGAGAAAACGGAACAATATGCGCTACACATAAAGATTGTCGGCCAG GTCATTGCTGCCATCATTTCGTCACGAAGAAAAGCTCCAGCTATCTTTGTGTTGTCCATGAATTTCCTGAGAATGTGTTTTGCATAGACGGTTGTCAATGTTCTACACATCTGAATTGTTTCTTGCCTGAAGGAAATGCAACG GAGGCATTCTGCAAAAAGGCGTCTTCCTTCGACATTCTTAAAGGCTCATACCTGTACAGGCAAGATTCGGCCGTGATCGATGCTTAG
- a CDS encoding hypothetical protein (NECATOR_CHRII.G4536.T2) translates to MHIFQDYELMRYVVYVLLISPLISVCNTVNSAGQLITDNVGDVATSNPLISEFRRERRERRLLRKKKQRMRELREEIRTLTMSLHQTHDGSVLERTELKQKQKRRGRKGVKWRKNLLEKLKAIVRRLDRMERRIIAVEPLLTSEVAVNTTSESLSRTTSTVVTNGTMNLKIKRIQPAITRSRSGENGTICATHKDCRPGHCCHHFVTKKSSSYLCVVHEFPENVFCIDGCQCSTHLNCFLPEGNATEAFCKKASSFDILKGSYLYRQDSAVIDA, encoded by the exons atgcatatttttcaggattacGAACTAATGCGTTACGTTGTTTACGTTTTATTGATCTCACCATTGATTTCCGTGTGTAACACCGTAAATTCTGCTGGCCAACTAATCACAGATAATGTCGGAGACGTTGCTACCTCAAATCCACTTATTTCGGAG TTTCGACGCGAACGCAGGGAACGTCGTCTTCTtcgtaaaaagaaacaaagaatgaGGGAACTTCGTGAAGAGATCCGAACCTTAACGATGTCACTTCATCAAACGC atgATGGATCTGTTTTGGAAAGAACAGAattgaaacagaaacaaaaaaggcgTGGTCGAAAAGGAGTGAAATGGCGGAAAAATTTACTGGAGAAACTTAAAGCTATTGTTCGTCGATTGGATCGGATGGAAAGGAGGATCATCGCGGTTGAGCCG TTGCTAACTTCTGAAGTCGCAGTCAACACCACTTCTGAATCGTTATCACGGACGACCAGTACAGTAGTTACGAATGGGACGATGAATttaaag ATTAAACGGATTCAACCTGCAATCACAAGATCACGCAGTGGAGAAAACGGAACAATATGCGCTACACATAAAGATTGTCGGCCAG GTCATTGCTGCCATCATTTCGTCACGAAGAAAAGCTCCAGCTATCTTTGTGTTGTCCATGAATTTCCTGAGAATGTGTTTTGCATAGACGGTTGTCAATGTTCTACACATCTGAATTGTTTCTTGCCTGAAGGAAATGCAACG GAGGCATTCTGCAAAAAGGCGTCTTCCTTCGACATTCTTAAAGGCTCATACCTGTACAGGCAAGATTCGGCCGTGATCGATGCTTAG